The sequence below is a genomic window from Lolium perenne isolate Kyuss_39 chromosome 7, Kyuss_2.0, whole genome shotgun sequence.
TAGGAGACCAGCAAAGCCCCTGATCTTGCAACAGATCATCTAAAACAACAGAGCTATTGCCTGATACTTTGTTTCCCAAGGGTACATGTACTGTTTGTTGCTGCATATCATCCCTCACTTCTATTTTCATGTATGGTCTGAGATTGCTATTTGACATGTCACCGTGTTCACTTCTTCTAGTAGCAACTTTTGTCACATTTTCATCATCACCTTTACCTGCAACCTGGGAGGCAGTTGTGAATCCTTGCATTCTACCACGGTCTGCCTGTATGTTCCCACCAGCTGATCCCAAAGGTGGCACATTTCCAGCACATTGCTGTCCCATCTGTCCATAAGATTCCATACTCAACGCAGCAGCCAGAGTCTCCCTGAACTTCATTCGCACTGACTCAAACAACTGCATCTGAGAATGAACCTTTGGTGGCAGTTCCTTCTGAAGAAAACGCTTGCCAGCAGATAACTGTGGCGGCATTGACTTCAGCATCTGGACCTTTGGCGACACCGCCACCTTCTTGCCGGCCGAGGGCGGTGAGGGCTGTGGTGTAAACATCTCTGGAAACTCCTTTGAAGAAAGTTCTTCGACAGTCATTGCACATAGGCATTTAGGTGTGATGTCCCCAGACAAGACCCGTTCCCTGAGCACAGGATTATTTTTATCCTTCAGATTAACCAGGAGTGATCTACATTTCTCCTTGTATTTCTTATTAACTCCACCAAACAATTTGAACAGCTCCTCTTCAATTGCAAATGCTAGACTATGGGCCTCACGAATCCTCCTGACCTTCTTTTCTCCAGTTGTCTCATCAGTGGTACTTGCTCTATTAGACTCCGAACCAATTTCAGATACATTTACCCCAGCTTGAACATCAGACATCCTGGCCCTTTTCGGATTGGGCTGCGAAAAGGATCGAGAAGCTCCAATGGCAATGTCAGGATCCCAGCAAAGCCATGCTCTGTTTCCCGAGGGGACATGCTCTGTTTCTTGCTGCATATCATCCCTCACTTGTGCTGTCATGTCTGGACTCAGGTTGCTATGCAACATGCCACCATGCTCACTTCTTCTAGAAGCGGCAACTTTTTTTGTCGCATTTTCATCATCACCTTTACCTGCAACCAGGAAGGCAGTTGTGGATCCTTGCATTGCACCACCACCTGTCTGTACTGACCCCAAAGGTGGCACATTTCGAGCAGATTGCTGCCCCGTCTGCTGGTCAGAGCCCATACTCAGCGCAGCAGCCAGAGCCTCCCTGAATTTCGATCTCACTGAATCGAACTGCTCCTGCTGATGAGCCTTTGGGGGCAATCCCTTGAGAACAGAACGCTTGGCAGCAGAAACCTGTGTCGACGGCGGTGACTTGAGCACCTGGACCTTGGGCGACACCGCCTTCTTCTTGCCGGCCGAGGGCGGCGGTACGAACATTTCTGGAAAATCCGTCTGCACACTCGGCGCCTGCCGCGGCGGCCTCAGCGACGATGCCCTGCTCGAAGGCCTGCTACCGGATTGGTGTGCGCTGGGAGTGGGCGCACCTGGCTGCTGGCTCGCCGGCACGATCGGGTAGGAGGTGGTTGGCGCCTGCGCGGTCCGGTTGTCAGGGTAGAACACGGCGGCGGGGTACGGGACCTGCGCGGCCCGGTGCGCAGGCGGAGGCAGCGGCGGGTGTGGCCGCTGCTTCGTGAGCTCCATCGCGCTGCTACGCCTCGCAGGCACACGCGCGCGCACGCACCTAAAGGTGGGATCAATCCATGGCGGAAGAGGGTTAACTAGGGTTGCGTTAGCGCGCGCGCGCGTCAGCACGGACGAACTAGGCGACAAAAAGACGGCGTGCAGGTGCGAATGCGGGTTTCATGGAGAGCTCACCTCGGTGAGGCGGGGTAGAGGCCGGAGAGCGGGGACCGgagggcggaggcggtggcggtggcggtggaggccggagaGCGGGGTTTTGCCGTTTCCTGCGCTTGTGGGGAGGAAGAGAGAGACGGCGGCGAAGGGCGATCGGTGGCGCCGCACGCGTGCGTGAGTACGGCGAGGGTGGAGTGGTTCCGTGAGGAGAGCGGCTGGGCCTTGAAGAGGTTGATGGGCCTTCAAAGCCATCACTTTAAACCCCTTTTTTTGTCAAGATTATAAGGGCATAGCGACCGTTTGCCTCCGCCcaaaaatgcgtctggtaccacctccagcgggacgacgcaaagtgaccggaccgtccacggcgacgcaaacctggcctaaATATGCGTTTCGGATGCGTCTgcacggacgcgcaaagtgtccgctcgcgtctagcGGACGattcgtcgggcccgcctggcagcgagcctgcgtcgatgcgtcttctcaggcgcACCTCCGCCAACGCAGTAATGGCGACGCCCGCGGCCGTCgcctgcctccggcctatataaagagtgcgcacgttcttcttcctcatccactcctccaaacaaaccctagccgccacaagctccaccgtagcgccgcctagctcTTCGTGCGACGCATCCAGGCCCTCGAGGAAATCCATGGCGGGTTCTGGTGGCCAGCGAGGTGGTCCAGGCCGCGGGCCTGGGCGCCCGggtccagggcaggggccgccgtggtggagcagctacggccccacgctaaCCGTCGCCTGccccctcctcgtcttcgcaggaggacagctgattcgagttcctcctccgcatcgacgacgacccactcggcatcaagcgacGAAAAAAAACAATTAAAAAAATGCATCACCCTGCTGGAGCCACCCTCAgacacaaacggacgcgcgcgtccgttggagatgccctaagggcaAAGCTCATGTTGCGTTTCCTCAAAAAACAAAAGGAGTGATGGGCGTTCCCCAGGAATCAAATGCCCCGTCCCGGGTGGACAGCCGTTGGATTAGGTAAATCTGACCTCTACAAGAGATGTGTTACAGTAGCTTTTAATCTCGCTTTTGCTTCCATAATGTATCAAAGTAGCAAAAAACAGTTGGTTTGCAGCATAATCTATTTTCACCAAAATTCCACTTTTACTTCCATAAAAGTACCAGTGTAGCAAAACCAAACCAGCCGTAGCAAAAAATGATTTACCCACGAAAGACACATATCTCGCCGGAGATCATGTATCAAACAAACTATGTTATTATAGCAAAAATATCTAGTATTCTAGCAAAACCAACCTCActagagacctcgccggagacgtcACCGAAGACTTCGCCGGAGGCATTGCCAAGATTCTCGCCAGAGACCTCGTAGCAACAATTGTGTACTATTGTAGCAAAAACACAACATAACTGTAGCAAAAACTCGATTTTCGCTCGAGACCTCACCATAGATCTGGCCTGAGACATTGTAGTATTGTAGCAAAACCGCATAACAATTGTAGCCAACATAATAGAATTATGAAAAAAATCTGCAGCAAAAATCCTGAAAATCCGATTTCAGAGGTAGCAACATCGAGCATCGTTTGTAGCAGCACGAGAACACCATTTCGTCATCTGCCATTTGTAGCACCTCCGCCACACATCATAGTAAGGTTGTGGACAAAAATACGGAGCAATGTCCTCGACCTATAGTAGCAGTGTAGCAGGTGCAGATGGGATGATGAATGCCCAGGCGGAAACTTGCCGAGACAGGAGCACACCAAAGCAGCAAAATACAGTGAATTGGTGAGCAAGAAGTCAGTACAGGGGCAGCATATGCGCACTTCCATCAAAACATCTAGGGCCTGCATGATACCATTCCATCTACATTTTATATCTCCGCATGCTCTTGTCCAGTATCCTATCATAGTATTCTAGATTAATCTCATCGTCCTCACCAAGGTAGTAGCAGTAAGAATAACGGGACTCCTTGGGGACCGAATCATCGCCGGCAATGTATTTGGCTGCAGCGTCTGCTATATCTCTCCAATAAATGGATCCTAAAGTCCTGATCGGGCGATAATTAATCGCACTGGCATGGTGGTCCTTGAAGGAAGGAAGTATTGTTTTTTTCTTGATCCTAGAACACATAGCTCGTAGGGCATCATCCATGGTGATATTGCGGCAACCTGTCAAGTCGAGGGATTCCAGGTGGGGGCAATTGTCAATGATAGATGCCAGCCCTGCATTAGTGAGCTTATCACGAAAAAGCTGCAGGGTTCGTAGTTCCGGCATACTTGCGATTGCCAGGGCTTCCCGGTCATTGTTGGGATCCGTAATATCAAAGTCAAAGTCAAAGCCGAGGTATTTTGTATATGTGATATGCTTCATCCGTGGACAAGATCTGGCGACATGCTCAAACACCCCAGTGTCATCTATACCATGACACAGATCGAGCTCAAGCTCCTCAAGCAGAGGAAAGTTAGTAATGGCAGCAGCAAATCCTTCATCGGTGATTCTATAGCAGAATTTGAGGCGAAGACATCTCAGCAATGGTGCCCTGCAAACATAGGATTAGATATTACTAGCATGTGACGATTCTCCTATTGAAACATTGAACTAAGCAAGTAGTTCGTAAAACTACTTTTTTATGTGAACATAAAAAGGGTATGAGTTTATTTAAACCAAATCGACCTAAACGGTTAATTTAATTTCTGTTCGACAGCTTACAAAAGTTGGACTTTAAAAAATTTAATCGAGTTAATGATTTCATTTTCTCCTTTTGTTGCACcaccaagaatattgtaaagtatATGCATAAATCAATTTGAAAAAATCAAAGTAACTAAGTACTCTGCAAAACTAATATCTCGACATGATCCTACATATTTACTTTTCTATTTATGTTGCGCAATATTTGCAACATTAGTAGTAGGACTAAGAAaaatatatgcatgaaataaCATTATTAATTTATTTCACGTGGGTTATGTTATGTACATACTAGGCTACTAGCCATGTTGATTTTCCAAATTTACATCAAACTGTCCTTGATGTACAATGCATGGTTTCTACACTTAAAATGGAATTAAATATTTTAGTGTGAGCAACTTGATGGTTACGTTGGTGAGCAAGACATACTATTCAACTTGATGGTTACGTTGGTGAGCAAGACACTACACAATTCAACTTACGATGGTGAACTATTATCCATGATCCAAATTCTTAAGCCATACCGTACCTGTCAAATCTGCTGTACACGCTCTAAATCTTGCATAGTCAAATTTGTAGTAAATCTGAAAACAAGTATGGCGGTTCAGTTAATCTAGTGTGCCAAGGTTGGAGACTTCGCTGGGATTCGAGGTTCCCCGGCCGTCATCCTGATGTACAGCACCAACGATTGTTCCAAGATTGATGCCATGGATTTTTTTTATTAGTTTGATGaggatggttgttccttgttaagTGACACTACTAAGTGATCAGATCGATACACGAaactaaatcctaaccctaactgaACAAGAAGAACAATAACAAACCACTCGGTATAATCAGACCAACAGGTTAGTAAATCTCACCGGTGGGCGAGGAAGAGCAGGAAGTCGTCGTCCAGGTGCTGGCCGCAGAAATCCTGGCACTGCCCCGCGCTGAGGCACACGGCGCGACGGGCGATGCCGTCGAGTTTGCCCGGGAAACGGAAGCTAATGTCGATGCGGCGCCACAGCTCGGGCTCGTGGCGCGCGGCGCGGCGCCAGGAGCTGCACACGGCGGCCACGCTGCCCTTGACGAGCTCGACCAGGTCGAGCTTGCGGAGGATGTACGAGATGGCGTCCAGCGGCAGCTCCGACCAGTCTCTCTCTGGGATCAAGGTCGGGAACTGAAAGTGGTTGAAAACGTCGGGTACTATGGGTTCCGGCCGACTCCAACGCAGCATCGCGATCCGCTAACTTACAATCGGAAGGGATagtgctgagcgtcccccgggggattagaTTTCCGATCCCCGGGTCCGCATCCGTCCGATTAAGGCGAGGGATCCGTTCGATCTGCTACTGGTCAAACCTGGCTTTCCTTTTCATCTAGGTGGACCTAGTTGATGTGGCTTTCTCTCACGTCGCTTTCATCTCTCTCTTCTCTCGCTGGCTCGGGAAAAAAACCCACCCGTACTCTCTTGACGTTCCGACGACATGGCGTCGCATCACCGCCCCGCTCCATGTGCACCGGCGGCCGTCGCAGCAGCGCCGCCCGACCGCCGTTGAAGCATCGGCGGCCAACCTTCGCAGCAGCTCCACCAGCTCCATGTAGCAGCTCTGTCCGCCCGTCGTAGCATCGGCGGCCGGCGGCCGACCTTCACAGCAGCACTGCCAGCTCCATGTAGCAGCACCTCCGACCCGTCGTAGCAGCGTCGGCGGCTCCATGTAGCAGCGCGGCCGGCCCTTTGCAGCAGCGCCGCCCGCTCCATGTAGCAGCGCGGCCGGCCCTTTGCAGCAGCGCCGCCCGCTCCATGTAGCAGCGCCGCATGCTCCATGTAGTCGGAGCCGCCGGCCCTT
It includes:
- the LOC127313440 gene encoding putative F-box/LRR-repeat protein 9 — protein: MLRWSRPEPIVPDVFNHFQFPTLIPERDWSELPLDAISYILRKLDLVELVKGSVAAVCSSWRRAARHEPELWRRIDISFRFPGKLDGIARRAVCLSAGQCQDFCGQHLDDDFLLFLAHRAPLLRCLRLKFCYRITDEGFAAAITNFPLLEELELDLCHGIDDTGVFEHVARSCPRMKHITYTKYLGFDFDFDITDPNNDREALAIASMPELRTLQLFRDKLTNAGLASIIDNCPHLESLDLTGCRNITMDDALRAMCSRIKKKTILPSFKDHHASAINYRPIRTLGSIYWRDIADAAAKYIAGDDSVPKESRYSYCYYLGEDDEINLEYYDRILDKSMRRYKM